The Coffea eugenioides isolate CCC68of unplaced genomic scaffold, Ceug_1.0 ScVebR1_1399;HRSCAF=2241, whole genome shotgun sequence genome segment TAACCATACATTTACCAATTCAGGCAGGCCTCTAGACCAATTGaaggccgccgggaaaattggtatggtaccccctcctacctatCCATATGGCATGCCCGCTTGGTATAACCCAcaagctgtctgtgcttatcattcaggggcaCCCGGACATTCGACTGTTGATTGCAAGGCTCTTAAGCATAgaattcaagatatgattgaagcCAGAGAGATTGTAATTAGGAAAAAGGAGGCACAAGGGACGAATATAAATAGGAACCCCTTGCCTGAACACGCTAATACCATTGGGGTCATTCTGGACGACGCAGAGTATGAGGAGCAAGTCCAGAAATTGGCAAGGGAAGCTGAGgtgtttggggtcacagaccaaccATTTATAATGGAGGTGCCATTTGAGGAGGATAAAAGaccttttattttggatctcaCTCTAGCTGAGAGCAAGGCTTTGGAGCCAGTGGTCATCGAATTCCCAGAGCAGGAGCCTGTTTTGAGTTTGCAGCGAGTGCCGTGGAACTACGATGAACCTGTCATACAAATTGGAGAAAAGTCAATTGCCAAAGAAGAGGTGTCAGTGGTCACCAGATCTGGGAGGATTGCAAGTCCGTTTGGAGCTACCGTTCCGATTCAAGTAAATAACCCCGAGCTGCCTGCTAAACCAACAGTTACTGAGAAGGAAgccttggattttcttaaaaggctccaAAGAAGTGAATATATTGTAGTCGAGAAGCTAAGCAAGTCGCCCGCCCAAATATCCATGTTGGATCTGCTCTTTTCTTCGGATATGCATAGGGATGCGTTGCTCGAAATGCTGAccaaagctcaaatccctaaggACATTTCGGTTGCTAATTTCTCACATGTGGTTGGGAGTGtgttatttacaaaacaaattacTTTCTCTGATGATGAATTACCGGCAaaaggcattggacataacaaggctCTGTACATAGCTGTGAGTTGCAACGGGAAAATTTTGCCAAAGGTGTTGATTGACAATGGATCTGCGCTTAATATCTGCCCTTGGAGTACCTTGGAAAAGCTAGGGTTGCAAGATATCAAGCTGAGGCCCTCAGGGACCATAGTtagaggttttgatggagcacgAAGGGAACCTATAGGAGAAGTGGATTTAGTCATCGAGATGGGGCCCGCACAGTTTCAGATAGCTTGCCAAGTCATGCATTTTCCTAGTGTTTATAATGTTTTGGTTGGAAGGCCGTGGATTCATAAGTCCGGAGCTGTGCCTTCTTCATTGCATCAATTGTTGAAATTCATAGTAAATGACAAATTGATAACTATCTTTGCCGAGGAGGATTGCCTCGTGATTGCTGATTCTGGGTCCAAAGAAGATGGTAGCCGAAGCGCCATAGTAACCCCTCATAGCACAGCTGATATCGTCTCCGTAAGTTGGATAACAAAAGAGGAACGAGCTTTGTCAaaggccagtgtcatgatggctaaggaaatgatcCGCGGAGGATATGAGTTTGATAAAGGGCTGGGACGTGATCTGCAAGGAATTCTGAAGCCAGTGAAAATTGTGGAGAAAAAGGATTCATtcggtttgggtttccgaccaacCGCTAGAGACatcaaagaaatgaaggaatGCAAGAGAGCAGAGAAAGAAGGCAGGCCAAGGGCCCTTGATATTCCACCACTGCATTATACTTTTCCACGACCGACCGAGGTGATCACATCAGAGATTAACCCAGTTGACGGAATCGAAActagtttggcccaattgttcgttggggcgACATTTGAAGACAGTTTCCCAGCTGAGGCCGAGTTTCCCGACGTCCCTGAAGGATCCATttccaattggacagccgagttTCTGCCCAttcggaaggagtttcggtaaacttAAAGGGGTTTGTCATTCATACGAATTCCTGAAAATACTtctgcatctgtaaatagctaatgaaagcatctttaccTTTGACTAAAGTTTGCACGTgaaaatattgttaagttttcatttcattcccgcttgttttttggtttttcgctttcaatcaaagggtttatgaaaatgcacaagttgttcttgtcatgttgttttgtttatatttctgtcatattgcttgttcatttgtttgttgtatatttgtttgcttattatcccacattcgttaattctttcagatggccaaaaataaaaccatttgaccctttggatatcactattctggaattcaataatggcaatctctatatcactcacgacttggaggtCTGGGAATCCGagctccaaagcgagagtgataatgaggaggtattcgattcttttgcaaaggattttgaacaatatgaggagaaaccaaaaccgaacctggaagaaacagaaaaggttaacattggcactaaagatgaagttaaggaggtgcaaattagtattcatttgaatgagaggcagaaaaaggagatgcttgaattcttgactgtgttccaggatgtatttgcatggtcctatgatgatatgactggtatTTCAACTGATGTGGTAGTGCATAAGTTGCCCACAGACCCtacttttccacccgtaaaacaaaaatcccgaaaattcaaaccagatatgagcctcaaaataaaagagcaaatcgaaaaacaactcaaaaccaacattatcattgtttcccattaccctatttggctttcgaatccagtccctgttccaaaaaagaatggagaggtACGAGTTTGTGTTGATTACAGAGACCTCAATAaggccagtcctaaagatgattttcctctgCCAAATATTCACATTCTCCTGGACAATACCGCTGGgcatgagattgaatctttttgtGATTGTTTCGCTGGATACCACCAgattttgatggcagaagaggatagggagaagactGCTTTTATCACCCCTTGGGGCACGTTTTGCTACCGAGTGATGCCATTTGGTCTAAAGAATGCCGGAGCTACGTATCAAAGGACCATGACCACCctgtttcatgatatgatccaccgggagatggaggtctacgtggatgacatcataatcaagtctaaaagaGCAGAGaaccatttggttgatttgaagaagCTGTTCGAAAGGTTGcgaaagtacaatttgaagctaaatcctgcgaaatgcgcCTTTGGGGCACCAGCTGGTAAATTGTTGGGCTTCATTATTAGTAAGagaggcatagagatagatccagcaaaaattaaggcaattcgagatatgccagtgccgaaaactcagaaAGACGTGAAAAGTTTCTTAGGAAAGATCAATTTTATTGGGAGATTCATTGCCCAGTTGACTGCCACAtgcgagccgttgttcaaattgttgagaaagaatgtgccTTTGTACTGGAGTGAAGAATGCCAACAAGCTTTTGATAAAATCAAGGACTATTTGTTACATCCGCCAGTCTTGGTGCCACCCAAGCCAGGTCGACCATTAATCATGTACCTATCTGTGCTTGAAGAAGCAGTTGGTTGTGTCCTCGGGCAGCATGATGACTCTGGAAGGAAGGAgcaagccatttactatctaagcaagaagttcacgcagtatgaggctaattattcattcattgagaaaagctgctgtACATTGGCCTGGGCTGCTCAAAAGCTGAGACACTacctgttgagccataccacttatcttatttcccgatctgatcctttgaagtatctcttggagaagccgatgctaactggacgtctggctaaatggcagataattctctcagagttcgatattgttttcacttcacaaaaagctgtcaaggggcaagctatagctgatcatttggcagaaaatccaagggatgatgattatcaaccaCTTCATACTTATTTCCCTGATGAGAAAGTCTTATTTGTAGGCGCCACGGACGATATAAGTGAGCAAAGCtctgaatggaggcttttcttcgatggagcttcgaattcCCTCGGAGCTGGAATTGGAGTCTAAAAGAGTAGAAGGACCATTTGGTGATTTGAAGAAGCTGTAAGAAAGGTGCGAAAGTACAATTTGAGCTAAATCCTGCAAAGTACGCCTTTGGAGCACCAGCTGGTAAGCTGTTGGGCTTCATTGTCAGTAAAagaggcatagagatagatccagcaaaaatcaaagcaattcgagatatgccagtcccgaaaactcagaaggacgtgaaaagttTCTTAGGAAAGATCAATTTTATTGGGAGATTCATTGCCCAGCTAACTACCACAtgcgagccgttgttcaaattgttgagaaagaatgtgccgttgtaCTGGAGTGAAGAATGCCAACAAGCTTTTGATAAAATCAAAGATTATTTGTTACATCCGCCAGTCTTGGTGCCACCCAAGCCGGGTCGACCATTAATCATGTACCTATCTGTGCTTGAAGAAGCAGTTGGTTGTGTCCTTGGGCAGCATGATGACTCTGGAAAGAAGGAGCAAGCCATTTACTATTtaagcaagaagttcacgcagtatgaggctaattattcattcattgagaaaagctgctgtgcattggcctgggcagcTCAAATGCTGAGACACTacctgttgagccataccacttatcttatttcccgatctgatcctttgaagtatctcttggagaagccgatgctaactggacgtctggctaaatggcagataattctctcagagtttgatattgttttcacttcacagAAGGctgtcaaggggcaagctatagctgatcatttgacagaaaatccaagggatgaaGATTATCAACTACTTCATACTTATTTCCCTGATGAGAAAGTCTTATTTGTAGGCGCCACGGACGATATAAGTGAGCAAAGCtctgaatggaggcttttctttgatggagcttcgaattccctcggagctggaattggagctgttttggtttcacccgaagggaagcactaccctgccgctgccaaattgcaatttgcctgcacaaacaacatggttgaatatgaagcctgcattttcggtctcaaaatggctttagaaatggaaatcaaagagttgatagctttcagtgattcagatttgctcgtgCACCAAACCTTGAAGCAGTAggtaaccaaagattcaaaaaattttgccctaccattgtagtttgctcactctggccaagcaatttcaaaatttggagttcagacatctcccgcgagcccgaaacgcatttgctgatgctttggccaccttAGCTTCTATGATCCAGTATCCAGATGAATTGAGGATCGAACCTATTCATATTCAACTTCAAGACAAGCCTACCCACTGTTGGGTTGTAGACAAGTCCTCTGACAATATTCCTTGGTATAATGATATTAAGGAGTTTCTCAAAACTGGATCTTACCCTCTGCATGCTAGTGCAAAGGACAAGGgttttctgcgtagaatggcttcaaaatttttcttgagtGGAGAAGTTTTATACAAAAGAACCtcagatttgaaccttttaaggtgcattgatgaagacgaagctcaatatatgatgaaagaagtgcatagtggcgtttgtggacctcacatgaatggccatttgctagcaaagaaaatcatgagaaccagatacttctggcttactatggagcgtgattgtatagattttgtccggagatgtataaaatgtcAAATGCATGGTGACGTTATACGTGTTCCACCCACTGAATTGCATAGTATGATCGCCCcatggccctgttcaatgtggggtatggacgtgattggtacaattgatcctcccgcttcaaatggacatcgatttatattggtggcaattgagtactttaccaaatgggttgaaacggagtcattcaaacatgtaaCGAAGAAAGTGGTtgccaatttcttgagagatcacatcatctgtcgctttggagtacccgaaacgcttattacagacaatgccaagaatttgaacaatgacatggtagacGGATTATGTGAGCAGTTCAAAATCAGACACCGCAActctgccatttataggcctcagatgaatggagctgtggaagccgcaaacaagaatttgaagaagattattcgcaaaatgactgaaaggcatcgcgattggcatgaaaagttgccttatgcattaatggcgtatcggacttctatccggacatcgactggggcaacgccatattcactcatgtatggaatggaagctgtattaccagctgAAGTTGAAATCCCTTCGCTACGAATCCTCATGGAAGCTAAATCGGAGGAGGCTGATTGGATAaagcagcgccatgagcaattgactttgatCGATGAAAAGCGgttcaatgctatctgtcatggTCAGTGCTATCAGAAACGTGTGGCCCGGGCctacaacaaaaaagtccatCGGCGTGCATTCGAAGAAGGTGACAAAGTACTAAAGCGgattttgccaatgcaagatgaagctaaaggcaaatttgctccaaattggcaagggtcgttcattgtccaaaaggtattacctggcggagcacttattttggcagaaatggatggacgaacattccctcaacccatcaactcagacatgtgcaagaggtttttcatttgatcatgcaaattttctttagaaattcatgcaaatggcgaaatgcaagtcaggccatcttcttttacacttaaaacattttatctctacttgtcccctttgagccatcagaattgacaaattttcgtttgataaccctgagaattgcaaaccccacactggggcaaatttattttgaaagagagatgatcaaaaagaaaaaccccacgctggggcaaatttagtttttaaagaaaaatgcaaaaagtgaggaaaatgcaatgaagaaaatgcaaagagagaaaatccgatcaaactggggcaaattttcctcagtttcgttcaagaTCGGAAACGATTTCAAAATACtgcaatctcaagttatttcaTACCTcgcatcaaaatttgctttcaagcctcaacctttcttgaaaaacaccccacctgacctcattacaaaaccaaaagtcctggctttcgtcacttgttgcatttctattaggaaatttgttaatcaactggcaagtgatgtccataatgcctttgcctaatcttacaagggaagtgcattttactgatacTAGAAATCTTTAGCTCATATTTCCGAGTCGAGCATGGTCAAGATATTTCAttgttctttaggtgaaaacccaaaagggcgcctcggaaaaaaaagaagaaaagaaaagaaaaagaaaaaagaaaaaaaaaagaaaaaagaagaaaaaaagagaaaaagacaaaacaaaaacaaaaagggtgggggcaaccttggtgaaaacccgaaagggcgccaaggcaggTTTTCTCGACAAGACGAGCACGagaaggaacagctggtgacctggttcatttggaCTTTCCCTCATGAttgtgatacttctgccagAATCGAATTCCGAAGCAAATATATCCAAAAGCTTGAACATGATATTCGTTGgccaaatttgtatttttctttacaaatattcttttgcaaaatgtattTTTCTAAACCTCTTGGTTTCTCTCGATTA includes the following:
- the LOC113755293 gene encoding LOW QUALITY PROTEIN: uncharacterized protein LOC113755293 (The sequence of the model RefSeq protein was modified relative to this genomic sequence to represent the inferred CDS: deleted 1 base in 1 codon; substituted 1 base at 1 genomic stop codon); amino-acid sequence: MVPPPTYPYGMPAWYNPQAVCAYHSGAPGHSTVDCKALKHRIQDMIEAREIVIRKKEAQGTNINRNPLPEHANTIGVILDDAEYEEQVQKLAREAEVFGVTDQPFIMEVPFEEDKRPFILDLTLAESKALEPVVIEFPEQEPVLSLQRVPWNYDEPVIQIGEKSIAKEEVSVVTRSGRIASPFGATVPIQVNNPELPAKPTVTEKEALDFLKRLQRSEYIVVEKLSKSPAQISMLDLLFSSDMHRDALLEMLTKAQIPKDISVANFSHVVGSVLFTKQITFSDDELPAKGIGHNKALYIAVSCNGKILPKVLIDNGSALNICPWSTLEKLGLQDIKLRPSGTIVRGFDGARREPIGEVDLVIEMGPAQFQIACQVMHFPSVYNVLVGRPWIHKSGAVPSSLHQLLKFIVNDKLITIFAEEDCLVIADSGSKEDGSRSAIVTPHSTADIVSVSWITKEERALSKASVMMAKEMIRGGYEFDKGLGRDLQGILKPVKIVEKKDSFGLGFRPTARDIKEMKECKRAEKEGRPRALDIPPLHYTFPRPTEEMLEFLTVFQDVFAWSYDDMTGISTDVVVHKLPTDPTFPPVKQKSRKFKPDMSLKIKEQIEKQLKTNIIIVSHYPIWLSNPVPVPKKNGEVRVCVDYRDLNKASPKDDFPLPNIHILLDNTAGHEIESFCDCFAGYHQILMAEEDREKTAFITPWGTFCYRVMPFGLKNAGATYQRTMTTLFHDMIHREMEVYVDDIIIKSKRAENHLVDLKKLFERLRKYNLKLNPAKCAFGAPAGKLLGFIISKRGIEIDPAKIKAIRDMPVPKTQKDVKSFLGKINFIGRFIAQLTATCEPLFKLLRKNVPLYWSEECQQAFDKIKDYLLHPPVLVPPKPGRPLIMYLSVLEEAVGCVLGQHDDSGRKEQAIYYLSKKFTQYEANYSFIEKSCCTLAWAAQKLRHYLLSHTTYLISRSDPLKYLLEKPMLTGRLAKWQIILSEFDIVFTSQKAVKGQAIADHLAENPRDDDYQPLHTYFPDEKVLFVGATDDISEQSSEWRLFFDAKLQFACTNNMVEYEACIFGLKMALEMEIKELIAFSDSDLLVHQTLKQXVTKDQKILPYHCSLLTLAKQFQNLEFRHLPRARNAFADALATLASMIQYPDELRIEPIHIQLQDKPTHCWVVDKSSDNIPWYNDIKEFLKTGSYPLHASAKDKGFLRRMASKFFLSGEVLYKRTSDLNLLRCIDEDEAQYMMKEVHSGVCGPHMNGHLLAKKIMRTRYFWLTMDMIAPWPCSMWGMDVIGTIDPPASNGHRFILVAIEYFTKWVETESFKHVTKKVVANFLRDHIICRFGVPETLITDNAKNLNNDMVDGLCEQFKIRHRNSAIYRPQMNGAVEAANKNLKKILMYGMEAVLPAEVEIPSLRILMEAKSEEADWIKQRHEQLTLIDEKRFNAICHGQCYQKRVARAYNKKVHRRAFEEGDKVLKRILPMQDEAKGKFAPNWQGSFIVQKVLPGGALILAEMDGRTFPQPINSDMCKRFFI